The Penaeus monodon isolate SGIC_2016 chromosome 13, NSTDA_Pmon_1, whole genome shotgun sequence genome contains a region encoding:
- the LOC119579950 gene encoding putative bifunctional UDP-N-acetylglucosamine transferase and deubiquitinase ALG13 gives MSTVDSSCLRKQKIRRASSAFSMKMTGIKIVLQLAAVALVCNMASAIAEPLPVALPLPLPDPVALPLPDPVALPVPGPDAPPVSLPDHPLPQDSPMTEDV, from the exons atgt CCACAGTTGACTCCTCGTGTTTGCGAAAGCAGAAGATTCGAAGAGCATCCTCCGCCTTTAGCATGAAAATGACTGGCATTAAGATCGTTTTGCAGTTGGCTGCAGTTGCTCTGGTGTGCAACATGGCCTCGGCGATTGCTGAGCCTCTTCctgttgctcttcctcttcctcttcctgaccctgtagctcttcctcttcctgaccCTGTAGCTCTTCCTGTTCCTGGTCCTGAtgctcctcccgtctctcttcctGATCATCCTCTTCCTCAAGA TTCCCCAATGACTGAAGATGTGTGA
- the LOC119580493 gene encoding monocarboxylate transporter 8-like isoform X2, translating to MKMTGIKIVLQLAAVALVCNMDSAIAEPLPVALPLPLPDPVALPLPLPDPVALPVPGPDAPPVSLPDHPLPQDSPKTEDV from the exons ATGAAAATGACTGGCATTAAGATCGTTTTGCAGTTGGCTGCAGTTGCTCTGGTGTGCAACATGGACTCGGCGATTGCTGAGCCTCTTCctgttgctcttcctcttcctcttcctgaccctgtagctcttcctcttcctcttcctgaccCTGTAGCTCTTCCTGTTCCTGGCCCTGAtgctcctcccgtctctcttcctGATCATCCTCTTCCTCAAGA TTCCCCAAAGACTGAAGATGTGTGA
- the LOC119580493 gene encoding tetra-peptide repeat homeobox protein 1-like isoform X1, producing MKMTGIKIVLQLAAVALVCNMDSAIAEPLPVALPLPLPDPVALPLPLPDPVALPLPLPDPVALPVPGPDAPPVSLPDHPFPQDSPKTEDV from the exons ATGAAAATGACTGGCATTAAGATCGTTTTGCAGTTGGCTGCAGTTGCTCTGGTGTGCAACATGGACTCGGCGATTGCTGAGCCTCTTCctgttgctcttcctcttcctcttcctgaccctgtagctcttcctcttcctcttcctgaccctgtagctcttcctcttcctcttcctgaccCTGTAGCTCTTCCTGTACCTGGCCCTGAtgctcctcccgtctctcttcctGATCATCCTTTTCCTCAAGA TTCCCCAAAGACTGAAGATGTGTGA